In the Leptotrichia sp. oral taxon 212 genome, one interval contains:
- a CDS encoding carbohydrate ABC transporter permease produces the protein MKNRKKISVFSVISMTILIMLTIFFIFPFYWIATGAFKIQEVAISIPPEWFPLKPTLENFDKLLVPLTLRWFFNSVAIAFSTTVLVCTTASLAGYALAKKKFPGSGIIFIIFVAAMALPKQVILIPLLKFITELGWIDTYKALVLPAVGWPFGVFLMKQFSHSVPNELLESARIDGCNELKTFISIVLPIIKPGIGALAIFTFIASWNDYFSQLIFTNSEMMKTLPLGVAAMAQSAEFSLNYGLLMAGALLASLPMIIVFLMFQNYFTQGVTMGAVKG, from the coding sequence ATGAAAAATAGAAAAAAGATATCGGTGTTTTCAGTCATATCAATGACAATATTAATAATGTTGACAATATTTTTTATATTTCCTTTTTACTGGATTGCGACTGGAGCATTTAAAATACAGGAAGTTGCAATAAGCATACCTCCTGAATGGTTTCCTTTGAAACCTACTTTGGAAAATTTTGACAAGTTGTTAGTTCCGTTGACATTAAGATGGTTCTTTAACTCAGTGGCAATAGCTTTTTCAACAACTGTATTAGTATGTACTACAGCATCTCTAGCAGGTTATGCACTGGCAAAGAAAAAATTTCCAGGTTCAGGAATAATATTTATAATATTTGTTGCCGCAATGGCACTTCCAAAACAGGTTATACTTATACCGCTTTTAAAATTTATTACGGAACTGGGATGGATAGATACTTATAAAGCGCTTGTATTACCTGCTGTAGGGTGGCCTTTTGGAGTATTTCTGATGAAGCAGTTTTCCCATTCTGTTCCGAATGAACTTCTGGAATCAGCGAGAATAGATGGGTGTAATGAACTGAAAACATTTATCAGTATAGTGCTTCCTATTATAAAGCCTGGTATAGGAGCTCTGGCAATCTTTACATTTATTGCCAGCTGGAATGACTATTTTTCACAGTTAATATTTACAAACAGTGAAATGATGAAAACTTTGCCTCTTGGAGTTGCAGCAATGGCTCAGAGTGCTGAATTTTCATTGAATTATGGACTGCTTATGGCAGGAGCATTACTGGCATCACTGCCTATGATAATAGTATTCTTAATGTTCCAGAATTACTTTACTCAAGGTGTAACAATGGGAGCAGTGAAAGGATAG
- a CDS encoding carbohydrate ABC transporter permease, translating to MKEKAIDKYKWNWKKVDYSAYMFILPVMVFFLSFVLYPMLKGIHLSLYRFRGRNISFVGFKHYINLFQNDIFIKSAWNTVFITFVALPIVVVFSIFVAYVIYEKNAAVRSFFRGVFYIPAISSVVSITVVWNWIYHPKFGILNYVFQKMNFISEPVDWLGNPKTAIFAIIAILITTSVGQPIILYVAALGNVPKDLLEASEIDGANKWQAFRNVTWPLIMPTTLYIVVVTTINSFQIFALIQLLTHGGPNYTTSTVMYLVYQTAISEGRFGVSSAMGIILAIIIGIISILQFKFLSKDID from the coding sequence ATGAAGGAAAAAGCCATTGACAAGTATAAATGGAACTGGAAAAAAGTGGATTACAGCGCATACATGTTTATATTGCCTGTAATGGTATTTTTTTTAAGTTTTGTTTTATATCCCATGTTAAAGGGGATACATCTGTCCCTATACAGATTTAGGGGACGTAATATAAGTTTTGTAGGTTTTAAACATTACATAAATTTGTTTCAAAATGATATATTTATAAAATCTGCATGGAATACGGTGTTCATAACATTTGTTGCATTGCCGATAGTAGTTGTATTTTCAATATTCGTAGCATATGTCATATATGAAAAAAATGCAGCTGTCAGATCATTTTTCAGGGGAGTTTTCTATATCCCTGCGATATCTTCGGTAGTATCAATAACAGTTGTATGGAACTGGATTTATCACCCGAAATTTGGTATATTAAATTATGTTTTTCAGAAGATGAACTTTATATCAGAGCCTGTAGACTGGCTTGGAAATCCTAAGACTGCAATATTTGCGATTATAGCAATCCTTATTACTACAAGCGTGGGACAGCCAATTATACTTTATGTGGCAGCTTTAGGAAATGTACCTAAGGATCTTCTGGAAGCTTCTGAAATAGATGGTGCAAATAAATGGCAGGCGTTTAGAAATGTAACATGGCCTCTGATAATGCCTACAACATTATATATAGTAGTTGTTACAACAATAAATAGTTTTCAGATTTTTGCTCTGATACAGCTGCTTACTCATGGTGGACCGAATTATACCACTTCAACTGTAATGTATCTTGTCTATCAGACGGCAATATCAGAAGGAAGATTCGGAGTATCATCAGCAATGGGAATTATTCTTGCAATAATAATAGGAATAATTTCAATATTACAGTTTAAATTTTTATCGAAAGATATAGACTAG
- a CDS encoding ABC transporter substrate-binding protein: MSKKIMKKVLIGTLMAFGLMACGGGEKKEAPKLDPNKKVTIKYWSFPNFTSDSEYKTPEEYDKALIKAFEEKNPNIKVEYQKIEFTDGPAKIETAIQAKSNPDVVIDAPGRVIAWAKNGVLAPFNDIDTSKYSKEILSASSFDNKVYMYPLGTAPFVMAVNKKLTDKMGITDLLPLNKPGRNWTVEEFEKFLKAAKAKDPSIDPVLFYTKSQAGDQGPRAFVSNLYNSWITDDGVTKYTINDENGVKSLTWIKKAYDEGLLGKGVSAEAKDALEAFRTGKALVTILYSPGLKGQDKEAIEKGVVEPVFLPFPNASGQAKFEFLLAGAAVFDNGDPAKVAAAQKFVDFIVNDPVWGERSLKATNNFSPTGKTGIYGDDAEVKYLESLVGFYGPYYNTVDGFIQMRPLWFNMVQSVLNGQVQPKDGLDKFVTDANKTIQDAK, from the coding sequence ATGAGTAAAAAAATTATGAAAAAAGTTTTAATTGGAACATTAATGGCTTTTGGTCTGATGGCATGTGGAGGAGGAGAAAAGAAGGAAGCACCAAAATTGGATCCTAATAAAAAGGTGACAATAAAATACTGGTCTTTCCCAAATTTTACCTCCGATAGTGAATATAAAACACCTGAAGAATATGATAAGGCATTGATTAAAGCATTTGAGGAAAAAAATCCAAACATCAAGGTTGAGTATCAGAAAATTGAATTTACTGACGGACCTGCTAAAATAGAAACCGCTATTCAGGCAAAATCTAATCCTGATGTGGTAATAGATGCTCCAGGAAGAGTTATTGCCTGGGCAAAAAATGGAGTTCTGGCACCATTTAATGATATAGATACTTCAAAGTATTCAAAAGAAATACTTTCAGCAAGCAGCTTTGATAATAAAGTTTACATGTATCCATTAGGAACAGCCCCATTTGTAATGGCAGTTAATAAAAAACTTACTGATAAAATGGGAATAACTGATTTATTACCTTTAAACAAACCAGGAAGAAACTGGACTGTAGAAGAATTTGAAAAATTCCTTAAAGCTGCAAAAGCTAAGGATCCTTCTATCGATCCGGTACTGTTCTATACAAAAAGCCAGGCAGGAGATCAGGGACCTAGAGCATTTGTTTCAAACCTTTATAATTCATGGATAACTGACGACGGAGTAACAAAATATACAATTAATGATGAAAATGGAGTAAAAAGTTTAACTTGGATTAAAAAAGCATATGATGAAGGATTATTAGGAAAAGGTGTTTCAGCTGAAGCAAAAGATGCACTTGAAGCGTTCAGAACTGGAAAAGCTTTAGTAACAATACTTTATTCACCAGGATTAAAAGGACAGGATAAGGAAGCGATAGAAAAAGGTGTTGTAGAACCGGTATTCCTACCATTCCCTAATGCATCAGGACAGGCTAAATTTGAATTCCTTCTGGCAGGAGCAGCAGTATTCGATAACGGAGATCCTGCAAAAGTAGCAGCGGCACAAAAATTTGTAGATTTTATAGTTAATGACCCTGTATGGGGAGAAAGATCATTAAAAGCAACAAATAACTTCTCACCTACAGGAAAAACAGGAATATATGGTGACGACGCTGAAGTGAAATATCTTGAATCATTAGTAGGATTCTATGGACCATACTACAATACAGTAGACGGATTTATTCAAATGAGACCATTATGGTTTAATATGGTTCAATCTGTACTGAATGGACAGGTTCAGCCTAAAGATGGACTGGATAAGTTTGTTACTGATGCAAATAAAACAATACAGGATGCTAAATAA
- the trxA gene encoding thioredoxin: MSELINYNGEGFLKEMLVKEGITLVDFSAIWCGPCQMLEPVLNEVAKVTDYKVIKVDVDQAGDLAVEYEIRSVPTIIVFKNGKLAERLTGFMTKDEIMKKVNKYL; encoded by the coding sequence ATGAGCGAACTTATCAATTATAATGGTGAGGGTTTTCTGAAAGAAATGCTGGTAAAAGAAGGGATAACACTGGTAGACTTTTCAGCTATATGGTGCGGGCCATGTCAGATGCTTGAACCTGTTCTGAATGAAGTGGCAAAAGTAACAGATTATAAAGTAATTAAAGTGGATGTAGATCAGGCAGGCGATCTTGCTGTAGAATATGAAATAAGAAGTGTACCTACGATAATTGTATTTAAAAATGGAAAACTGGCTGAAAGGCTGACAGGATTCATGACAAAGGATGAAATTATGAAAAAAGTAAATAAGTATCTATAA
- a CDS encoding N-glycosylase/DNA lyase, translating into MKKVNKLEKRINKELHDKIVKIHTEIEKDVEKAIKGYKKAWKGSEKEVFAEVAFCILTPQSKAKNAWQAITTLVENGLLFSGKAEEIAEYLNIVRFKNNKSKYLVELRKLMTEDGKLQPREILSRQGNTFEKREWILKNIKGMGMKEANHVLRNLGFGKEIAILDRHILRNLAELNVIDEVPKSMTIKKYYEIEDKMKEYSEFSGIGMDALDLVLWYKEAGEVFK; encoded by the coding sequence TTGAAGAAAGTAAATAAATTAGAAAAAAGAATAAATAAAGAATTACATGATAAGATAGTAAAAATACATACAGAAATAGAAAAAGATGTTGAGAAGGCAATAAAAGGGTATAAAAAAGCATGGAAGGGAAGTGAAAAGGAAGTTTTTGCAGAAGTAGCATTCTGCATACTGACACCTCAGTCAAAAGCAAAAAATGCATGGCAGGCGATTACTACACTTGTAGAGAATGGACTGCTTTTCAGTGGGAAAGCTGAAGAAATTGCGGAATATCTGAATATTGTAAGATTTAAGAATAATAAGTCAAAATATCTTGTTGAATTGAGGAAGCTTATGACTGAAGATGGGAAACTTCAGCCAAGAGAAATTCTTTCAAGACAGGGAAATACATTTGAAAAAAGAGAATGGATTCTTAAAAATATAAAAGGTATGGGAATGAAGGAAGCAAATCATGTATTAAGAAATTTAGGATTTGGAAAAGAAATAGCAATACTTGACAGACATATTTTAAGAAATCTGGCGGAATTGAATGTAATAGATGAAGTTCCAAAATCAATGACAATAAAAAAATATTATGAAATAGAAGATAAGATGAAAGAATATTCAGAATTTTCAGGGATAGGAATGGATGCGCTGGATTTAGTGCTGTGGTACAAGGAAGCAGGGGAAGTATTTAAGTAA
- a CDS encoding alpha/beta hydrolase fold domain-containing protein, producing the protein MSLLSDIAVPVAKLVNAKRGNEKAMENPRRDTDFFNRKNFRKEFIAEEEFIDGFQVITVKTEKSLNRHVIFLHGGGYVLRAVRSHKNIVERMVKKYNLKVTFVDYPLAPEYTADKTHEVLMKAYKSVTEKNIGDEFYFFGDSAGGGLALAFLQEARDNHVTPFPKKTVLMSPWPDISMTNEEIKDFEEKDPLLPVQSLIKAGKQYAGNLDLKSPLVSPVYGNMDNLGDIMLLFGTNEVLYPDCMKLSDMFDIAIGTRMELYIGENLCHDWILAPLKETDEALDAIGKFYLE; encoded by the coding sequence ATGAGCTTATTATCAGATATAGCAGTACCTGTGGCAAAGCTGGTAAATGCAAAAAGAGGAAATGAAAAAGCCATGGAAAATCCAAGAAGAGATACGGATTTTTTTAACAGAAAAAATTTCAGGAAGGAGTTCATTGCAGAAGAAGAATTTATAGATGGCTTTCAGGTAATAACTGTAAAGACTGAAAAATCTTTGAACAGACATGTGATTTTTCTTCATGGTGGAGGTTATGTCTTAAGAGCTGTAAGAAGTCATAAGAATATAGTTGAAAGAATGGTAAAAAAGTATAACCTGAAAGTAACTTTTGTAGATTATCCTCTGGCACCTGAATATACTGCTGATAAAACTCATGAGGTATTAATGAAGGCATATAAATCTGTTACTGAAAAAAACATAGGAGATGAATTTTACTTTTTTGGAGATTCTGCAGGTGGAGGATTAGCATTGGCATTTCTTCAGGAAGCAAGGGATAATCATGTAACACCATTTCCTAAAAAGACTGTACTGATGTCTCCCTGGCCTGATATTTCAATGACAAATGAAGAAATAAAGGATTTTGAGGAAAAAGATCCGTTACTTCCTGTACAAAGTCTTATAAAAGCTGGAAAGCAATATGCCGGAAATTTAGATTTAAAATCACCTCTTGTTTCTCCTGTCTATGGAAATATGGATAATCTGGGAGATATAATGCTCCTTTTTGGAACAAATGAAGTTCTTTATCCTGACTGCATGAAATTAAGTGATATGTTTGATATTGCAATAGGAACAAGAATGGAGCTGTATATAGGTGAAAATTTATGCCATGACTGGATTCTGGCTCCTCTGAAGGAAACTGACGAGGCATTGGATGCTATAGGAAAATTTTATCTGGAATAA
- a CDS encoding YifB family Mg chelatase-like AAA ATPase gives MAISVYSCGYLGIESYIVEIETDISNGLPVFNIVGMGDLAILESKERIRSCFKNIGLEFPIKRVLVNLSPADVKKKGSSFDLGIFLGILANIGKIRNVDNFKNYLILGEISLNGEIKSVKGAINATILAKEKEIRGIIIPYENYDEACLISGVEIVPVSRIEEAVSFLNGKIGIDELYKNMKEKMTLKNKEKSKNNREEKNEIDFSDVKGQLLAKRAMEIAAAGGHNIFLMGDPGSGKSMLAKRFVTILPEMSEKEIIETTKIYSISGMLSPDKPVITERPFRAPHHSATQTALVGGAIRAGEITLALNGVFFMDELGEFGTRTLETLRQPLEDGNVTISRANLIVNYPVNNIMIAASNPTPGGFFQDDPQCRDSLRDIKNYQKKFSGPLLDRIDLYVEMRRLKKEEIFSETESESSEIIRKRVIKAREIQRKRFNEDFLNGKMNRKQISEYCKIDEEAKKILERAIDELKLSVRAYDKILKVSRTIADLENSENIEVVHLLEALNYRKKY, from the coding sequence ATGGCTATAAGTGTATATAGTTGTGGTTATTTGGGGATAGAATCGTATATTGTGGAGATAGAAACAGATATTTCAAATGGATTACCGGTTTTCAATATTGTAGGAATGGGAGATCTCGCCATACTTGAAAGTAAAGAGAGAATAAGGAGCTGTTTTAAAAATATTGGACTTGAATTTCCAATAAAAAGAGTTCTTGTAAATCTTTCTCCGGCAGATGTCAAGAAAAAAGGAAGCAGCTTTGATCTGGGAATTTTTTTAGGAATACTTGCAAATATTGGAAAAATAAGAAATGTTGACAATTTTAAGAATTATCTGATATTAGGAGAAATATCCCTAAATGGAGAAATAAAATCTGTAAAAGGTGCCATAAATGCGACGATTCTTGCAAAAGAAAAAGAAATAAGAGGTATAATAATACCGTATGAAAATTATGATGAAGCCTGTCTTATTTCAGGAGTGGAGATAGTTCCTGTATCAAGAATAGAGGAAGCTGTAAGCTTTTTAAACGGAAAAATTGGAATTGATGAACTGTATAAGAACATGAAAGAAAAAATGACTTTAAAAAATAAGGAAAAAAGTAAAAATAATAGAGAAGAAAAAAATGAGATTGATTTTTCTGATGTGAAGGGACAGCTTCTGGCAAAAAGGGCAATGGAAATAGCAGCGGCAGGTGGTCATAATATATTTCTGATGGGAGACCCTGGTTCCGGAAAATCAATGCTGGCAAAAAGATTTGTAACGATACTGCCTGAGATGAGTGAAAAGGAAATAATAGAAACTACTAAAATATACAGTATTTCAGGAATGTTATCACCTGACAAGCCTGTAATTACTGAAAGACCTTTCAGGGCTCCACATCATTCGGCAACACAGACTGCACTTGTGGGAGGAGCCATAAGGGCCGGGGAAATAACATTGGCATTAAACGGTGTATTTTTTATGGATGAGCTTGGTGAATTTGGGACAAGAACGCTGGAAACCTTGAGACAGCCTTTGGAAGATGGAAATGTGACTATTTCAAGAGCAAATCTTATAGTGAATTATCCAGTGAATAATATAATGATTGCGGCATCGAATCCAACACCTGGAGGTTTTTTCCAGGATGATCCCCAGTGCAGGGACAGTCTGAGGGATATAAAAAATTATCAGAAAAAATTTTCAGGGCCTTTACTGGACAGGATAGATTTATATGTGGAAATGAGAAGATTGAAAAAGGAAGAAATTTTCAGTGAAACTGAATCCGAATCATCAGAAATTATCAGAAAGAGAGTTATAAAAGCAAGAGAAATTCAGAGAAAAAGATTTAATGAAGATTTTCTGAATGGTAAAATGAACAGAAAACAGATTTCAGAATACTGTAAAATAGACGAAGAAGCAAAAAAAATTCTTGAGCGGGCAATTGATGAGCTGAAATTATCTGTAAGAGCCTATGATAAGATTTTAAAAGTATCAAGAACAATAGCAGATCTTGAAAATTCAGAAAATATAGAAGTGGTACATCTGCTGGAAGCATTGAATTACAGAAAGAAATATTGA
- a CDS encoding MliC family protein, with amino-acid sequence MKTLKKSMLILSVMTVIGGLGFNAMAKSSKKKRPAVRKVSVQTYTCGSDTIKVSYPTSNSARIVDASGRIYNLKSAVSASGARYTSKGGDIEFFTSGDNVLFTGPSGIETSCSKK; translated from the coding sequence ATGAAAACATTAAAAAAATCTATGTTAATTTTATCTGTAATGACAGTGATAGGAGGTTTAGGATTTAATGCAATGGCTAAAAGTTCTAAAAAGAAAAGACCAGCTGTCAGAAAAGTTTCAGTACAAACTTATACTTGCGGTTCTGACACTATAAAAGTTTCTTATCCTACAAGCAATTCTGCAAGAATTGTTGATGCTTCAGGTAGAATCTACAACTTAAAATCAGCAGTATCTGCAAGTGGTGCAAGATACACATCAAAAGGAGGCGACATAGAATTTTTCACAAGTGGAGATAATGTTCTTTTCACAGGACCTTCAGGAATTGAAACTTCATGTTCTAAAAAATAA
- the nusB gene encoding transcription antitermination factor NusB, translated as MTRREIREEIFKLLFEKELTDNNVEKRIEETIKENNIRKEEHVEFLKSYIIDIIENEEVLIEKIKEILDGWTYERLGTLEKVLLKISFYEITIKKIGYEIAINEAVELAKKYSYDDTKEFLNGILAKLVKQNNA; from the coding sequence ATGACACGTAGAGAAATTCGGGAAGAAATTTTTAAACTCCTTTTTGAAAAGGAACTGACTGATAATAATGTAGAAAAGAGAATTGAGGAAACAATTAAGGAAAATAATATAAGAAAGGAAGAACATGTTGAATTTTTAAAATCTTATATTATTGATATAATTGAAAATGAAGAAGTTCTTATAGAAAAAATAAAGGAAATACTTGACGGATGGACATATGAAAGATTGGGAACGCTTGAAAAAGTTCTTCTGAAAATATCTTTTTATGAGATTACAATAAAGAAAATAGGATATGAAATAGCTATAAATGAAGCAGTTGAGTTGGCTAAAAAATATTCTTATGACGATACGAAGGAATTTCTGAACGGAATATTGGCAAAACTTGTAAAACAGAATAATGCCTAG
- the amaP gene encoding alkaline shock response membrane anchor protein AmaP — MIALLGLLARLSVILGFVGLAFASISDLIMRTNYLTILDSMIDLGSTKVKIVLGLLSIIYLVIFLLSYINRLTKYSNNRKVKNKSGEIEVTIKTINEVAKDFLTSQEIIKNSKIKSYPSGKAVVIEAVVDTYNVDNLKDKLSKIQEKLSEHVFNSTGITVKKSKVNLKKVLGETIVEKKIIDEPVNIKENIIETVSEEKNSDQKEGEN; from the coding sequence ATGATAGCTTTATTAGGTCTTCTTGCTAGATTGTCTGTTATACTTGGATTTGTTGGATTGGCATTTGCCAGTATATCAGACTTGATAATGAGAACAAATTATTTGACAATACTGGATAGTATGATTGATCTTGGAAGTACAAAAGTAAAAATAGTTCTTGGGCTTCTGTCGATTATTTATCTGGTAATATTTCTTCTATCCTATATAAATAGACTGACAAAATATTCTAATAACAGAAAAGTTAAGAATAAGAGCGGTGAAATAGAAGTTACAATAAAAACTATAAATGAAGTTGCAAAAGATTTTCTTACTTCGCAGGAAATTATAAAAAATTCCAAGATAAAATCTTATCCTAGCGGAAAAGCAGTAGTTATAGAAGCAGTGGTAGACACATATAATGTAGATAATTTAAAGGACAAATTGTCAAAAATACAGGAAAAACTTTCTGAGCATGTATTTAATTCTACAGGAATTACTGTTAAGAAAAGTAAGGTAAATCTGAAAAAAGTTCTAGGTGAAACAATTGTTGAAAAGAAAATAATTGATGAGCCTGTAAATATTAAGGAAAATATTATAGAAACAGTTTCAGAGGAGAAAAATTCTGATCAAAAAGAAGGAGAAAATTAA
- a CDS encoding Asp23/Gls24 family envelope stress response protein: protein MNELGNVSISQEVVATIAESVITEIDGVHSLVGSSSKNEITKFFQNVSSGGSKGIEVEVGETECTLDLYIIAKLGYQLPALAGEIQTKVVKAITEMTGLKVQEVNVFIQKVVKDVPEEETQPKKLPENSPVIEEK from the coding sequence ATGAATGAATTAGGAAATGTAAGCATATCACAGGAAGTTGTAGCAACAATTGCAGAATCTGTAATAACTGAAATTGATGGGGTACATAGTTTAGTTGGAAGTTCTTCAAAAAATGAAATAACTAAATTTTTTCAAAATGTATCTTCAGGTGGCAGTAAAGGAATAGAAGTAGAAGTTGGAGAAACAGAATGTACTCTTGATTTATACATTATTGCAAAATTGGGATATCAGCTTCCGGCTCTGGCAGGTGAAATTCAGACAAAAGTAGTTAAAGCAATAACTGAAATGACAGGATTAAAAGTTCAGGAGGTAAATGTATTTATTCAGAAAGTTGTAAAAGATGTTCCTGAAGAGGAAACACAGCCTAAAAAATTACCTGAAAATAGTCCTGTTATTGAAGAGAAATAG
- the accC gene encoding acetyl-CoA carboxylase biotin carboxylase subunit translates to MIANRGEIAVRIIRAARELGIATVAVYSEADKDSLHVKLADEAICIGAASSADSYLKIPNIISAALITKSEAIHPGYGFLAENASFAKICSQNNIVFIGPSPELINMMGDKATARETAIKHKVPITKGSDGIVPNVEEAKKVAKWITYPVMIKATAGGGGKGMRIAHDEKELVENYIAAQNEAKAAFGNPDVYIEKYVEEPRHVEIQVIGDKFGNVVHLGERDCSIQRRHQKLIEEAPSAGIDAKTRDKMGKFAAKLAKGIGYDSVGTLEFLVDKSMNFYFMEMNTRIQVEHTISEEITGVDLIKEQIRVAAGEKLSFSQKDINIDGHAIECRINAEDSENGFLPSSGTLEKYIPSGGIGVRVDSHSYQNYDIPPYYDSMIAKLIVKGKNREEAIQRMKRALQEFLIEGVDTTIPFHLRVLDNEDFKKGTIYTNFIETHFKDTLNK, encoded by the coding sequence TTGATAGCAAATAGAGGAGAAATAGCAGTAAGAATTATAAGGGCGGCAAGGGAACTTGGAATAGCCACAGTTGCTGTCTATTCAGAAGCTGATAAGGATTCCTTACATGTGAAACTGGCAGATGAAGCAATCTGTATAGGTGCTGCAAGCAGTGCAGATTCATATTTGAAAATACCTAACATAATTTCAGCGGCACTTATTACAAAAAGTGAGGCTATACATCCGGGATACGGATTTCTTGCAGAAAATGCATCATTTGCAAAAATCTGCTCACAGAATAATATAGTATTTATAGGGCCTAGTCCTGAACTTATAAACATGATGGGAGATAAGGCTACAGCAAGGGAAACCGCAATTAAACATAAAGTACCTATAACAAAAGGTTCAGATGGAATAGTTCCTAATGTTGAAGAAGCCAAGAAAGTTGCAAAATGGATAACTTATCCTGTTATGATAAAAGCTACTGCAGGTGGTGGTGGGAAAGGAATGAGAATTGCCCACGATGAAAAGGAGCTTGTAGAAAACTACATTGCGGCACAGAATGAAGCAAAGGCGGCTTTTGGAAATCCTGATGTGTATATTGAAAAATATGTTGAAGAACCTAGACACGTTGAAATACAGGTTATAGGAGATAAATTTGGAAATGTAGTTCATCTTGGAGAAAGAGACTGCTCTATTCAGAGAAGACATCAGAAACTGATAGAAGAAGCTCCATCAGCAGGAATAGATGCAAAAACTAGGGATAAAATGGGGAAATTTGCAGCGAAACTTGCAAAGGGAATAGGATATGACAGTGTAGGAACTCTGGAATTCCTTGTAGATAAGAGTATGAACTTTTACTTTATGGAAATGAATACAAGAATACAGGTTGAGCATACAATAAGTGAAGAAATAACAGGAGTGGATCTCATAAAAGAGCAGATAAGAGTAGCTGCCGGAGAAAAACTGAGTTTTTCCCAGAAGGATATAAATATAGATGGACATGCAATTGAATGTAGAATAAATGCTGAAGATTCAGAAAATGGATTCCTTCCTTCAAGTGGAACTCTTGAAAAATATATACCATCAGGAGGGATAGGTGTAAGGGTGGATTCTCATTCTTATCAGAACTATGATATTCCACCATATTATGATTCAATGATAGCGAAGCTTATAGTAAAGGGAAAAAATAGAGAAGAAGCTATTCAGAGAATGAAAAGAGCTTTGCAGGAATTTTTAATTGAAGGGGTGGATACAACAATTCCTTTCCATTTAAGAGTTCTTGACAATGAAGACTTTAAAAAGGGAACGATATATACTAATTTTATAGAAACACATTTTAAGGATACTTTAAATAAATAA
- a CDS encoding biotin/lipoyl-containing protein — protein MELKDIKELMKVLKKEEMHEIKVRYGKVKLTIKNSEDPNIDNIRTEIKTEKKEEQKIDTVKEEIVKSQNVGEIKLANLEKGMPVQKGMKLGKISTIGVETDVKSPVNGVLKEILVSDQAAVDFAKPLFIIEVL, from the coding sequence ATGGAACTTAAGGATATTAAGGAACTGATGAAAGTGTTAAAAAAGGAAGAAATGCATGAAATAAAAGTAAGATATGGAAAAGTAAAACTTACTATAAAAAATTCTGAAGATCCTAATATAGATAATATAAGGACGGAAATTAAGACTGAGAAAAAAGAAGAACAGAAGATTGATACTGTAAAAGAAGAAATCGTGAAATCACAGAATGTAGGGGAAATAAAACTTGCAAATCTTGAAAAAGGTATGCCAGTGCAGAAAGGGATGAAATTAGGTAAAATAAGCACAATAGGTGTGGAAACAGATGTGAAATCACCTGTAAATGGTGTTTTAAAGGAGATTTTAGTATCAGATCAGGCAGCAGTTGACTTTGCAAAGCCTTTATTTATAATTGAAGTGCTGTAA